The proteins below come from a single Serratia ficaria genomic window:
- the ackA gene encoding acetate kinase: MSSKLVLVLNCGSSSLKFAIIDAVNGEEFLSGLAECFHLPEARIKWKMDGAKHEAALGAGAAHSEALNFIVNTILAQKPELSAQLTAIGHRIVHGGEKFTASAVINDEVLQGIKDSVPFAPLHNPAHLIGIAEALKSFPKLADKNVAVFDTAFHQTMPEESYLYALPYSLYRDHGVRRYGAHGTSHFYVTQEAAKMLNKPVEEVNVITCHLGNGGSVTAVRNGKCVDTSMGLTPLEGLVMGTRSGDIDPAIIFHLHDSLGMSVDQINKMLTKESGLLGLTEVTSDCRYVEDNYDSKADAKRAMDVFCHRLAKYIGAYSALMEGRLDAVIFTGGIGENAGMVRELTLDKLGLLGFEIDHERNMAARFGKSGAITKDGSRLALVIPTNEELVIAQDASRLTA; encoded by the coding sequence ATGTCGAGTAAGCTAGTACTGGTTCTTAACTGCGGCAGTTCTTCCCTGAAATTCGCCATCATCGACGCCGTTAACGGTGAAGAATTCCTCTCCGGTTTGGCCGAGTGTTTCCACCTGCCTGAAGCCCGCATCAAGTGGAAAATGGACGGCGCCAAACACGAAGCTGCCCTGGGTGCCGGCGCTGCACACAGCGAAGCGCTGAACTTCATTGTTAATACTATTCTGGCACAAAAACCGGAGCTTTCAGCCCAGTTGACCGCTATCGGCCACCGCATCGTGCACGGCGGCGAGAAGTTTACCGCCTCCGCCGTGATCAACGACGAAGTCCTGCAGGGTATCAAAGATTCCGTGCCGTTTGCACCACTGCATAACCCGGCGCACCTGATCGGTATCGCTGAAGCATTGAAATCTTTCCCGAAACTGGCTGATAAAAACGTCGCCGTGTTCGACACCGCGTTCCATCAGACCATGCCGGAAGAATCTTACCTGTACGCTCTGCCGTACAGCCTGTACCGCGACCACGGCGTTCGCCGCTACGGCGCGCACGGCACCAGCCACTTCTACGTGACGCAAGAAGCCGCGAAGATGCTGAACAAGCCGGTGGAAGAAGTGAACGTGATCACTTGCCACCTGGGCAACGGCGGCTCGGTCACCGCGGTGCGCAACGGCAAATGCGTTGACACCTCCATGGGTCTGACCCCGCTGGAAGGCCTGGTGATGGGCACCCGCAGCGGTGACATCGATCCGGCGATCATCTTCCACTTGCACGACTCCCTGGGCATGAGCGTTGACCAGATCAACAAAATGCTGACCAAAGAGTCCGGCCTGCTGGGCCTGACCGAAGTCACCAGCGACTGCCGCTATGTTGAAGACAATTACGACAGCAAGGCCGACGCCAAACGCGCGATGGACGTATTCTGCCACCGCCTGGCCAAATACATCGGCGCTTACAGCGCGCTGATGGAGGGCCGTCTGGACGCGGTGATCTTCACCGGCGGCATCGGCGAAAACGCCGGCATGGTGCGTGAGCTGACCCTCGACAAACTGGGCCTGCTGGGCTTCGAAATCGACCACGAACGCAACATGGCCGCGCGCTTCGGCAAATCCGGCGCCATCACCAAAGACGGCAGCCGCCTGGCGCTGGTGATCCCGACCAACGAAGAGTTGGTCATCGCGCAGGACGCATCCCGCCTGACCGCGTAA
- a CDS encoding SLC13 family permease: MNSELLWVLSLLLIAIVLFTTNKLRMDVVALLVIIAFVLSGTLSLQEATAGFSDPNVILIAALFVIGEGLVRTGVAYQVGDWLVKVAGSSETKMLMLLMVTVTGLGAFMSSTGVVAIFIPVVLSVTARMKIAPGRLMMPLSFAGLISGMMTLVATPPNMVVNSELVREGIVGFGFFGVTPIGLAVLVLGVGYMLVARRWLGNDAAGKARETWQRRTFRDLVRDYKLAGRARRLAVRSASPLIGRSLDELHLRARYGANVVGIERWKRFRRVMISASGSTELREGDVLLIDMSDSQVDLREFCGEQQLEPMVLRGDYFSEQSRNVGMAEVTLIPDSALLGTSLREAAFRSRYDLNVVGIRRSGETLAGKLVDEPLALGDILLVIGDWKAIRQLQANTHDFIVLNLPAEVDEVAPAITQAPHALFCLALMVAMMLTDEIPNPIAALAACLLMGKFRCIDMASAYKSIHWPSIILIVGMMPFAQALQKTGGVDLIVRGLMDVAGGAGPRVMLLCLFVLCATIGLFISNTATAVLMAPIAIAAAREMGVSPYPFAMIIAIAASAAFMTPVSSPVNTLVLGPGNYRFGDFVRIGVPFTLLVMAVSVMVVPWLYAF, translated from the coding sequence TTGAACAGCGAATTACTGTGGGTGCTGAGTTTACTGTTAATCGCCATCGTGCTGTTTACCACCAACAAGCTGCGAATGGACGTGGTGGCGCTGCTGGTGATCATCGCCTTTGTGCTGAGCGGCACGCTGAGCCTGCAGGAGGCGACGGCCGGCTTCAGCGATCCCAACGTGATTCTGATCGCCGCGCTGTTCGTGATCGGCGAAGGGCTGGTGCGCACCGGCGTGGCCTATCAGGTGGGGGACTGGTTGGTTAAGGTGGCCGGCAGCAGCGAAACCAAAATGTTGATGCTGCTGATGGTGACGGTGACCGGGCTGGGCGCCTTCATGAGTTCGACCGGCGTGGTGGCGATCTTCATTCCGGTGGTGCTCAGCGTGACGGCGCGGATGAAAATCGCGCCGGGGCGGCTGATGATGCCGCTGAGCTTCGCCGGCCTGATCAGCGGCATGATGACGCTGGTGGCGACGCCGCCGAACATGGTGGTGAACAGCGAGCTGGTGCGCGAAGGCATCGTGGGGTTCGGCTTCTTCGGCGTCACGCCGATCGGCCTGGCGGTGCTGGTGCTGGGCGTGGGCTATATGCTGGTGGCCCGGCGCTGGCTGGGCAACGACGCCGCCGGCAAGGCGAGGGAAACCTGGCAGCGCCGCACCTTCCGCGATCTTGTTCGCGACTATAAGCTGGCCGGCCGCGCGCGGCGTTTGGCGGTTCGCAGCGCTTCGCCGCTGATTGGCCGTTCGCTGGACGAGCTGCACCTGCGCGCCCGCTACGGCGCCAACGTGGTGGGCATCGAACGCTGGAAACGCTTCCGCCGGGTGATGATCAGCGCCTCCGGCAGCACCGAGCTGCGCGAAGGCGATGTGTTGCTGATCGACATGTCCGACAGCCAGGTCGATCTGCGCGAATTCTGCGGCGAGCAGCAGCTGGAGCCGATGGTGCTACGCGGCGACTACTTCTCCGAGCAGTCGCGCAACGTCGGCATGGCGGAGGTGACGTTGATCCCCGATTCGGCGCTGCTGGGCACCAGCCTGCGCGAGGCGGCGTTCCGCAGCCGCTATGATCTGAACGTGGTGGGCATTCGCCGCAGCGGCGAGACGCTGGCCGGCAAGCTGGTGGACGAACCGCTGGCGCTGGGCGACATTTTATTGGTGATCGGCGACTGGAAGGCGATACGCCAGCTGCAGGCCAACACCCATGACTTTATCGTGCTTAACCTGCCCGCCGAGGTGGATGAGGTGGCGCCGGCCATCACCCAGGCGCCGCATGCGCTGTTCTGTCTGGCGTTGATGGTGGCGATGATGCTGACCGATGAAATCCCCAACCCGATCGCCGCGCTGGCAGCCTGCCTGCTGATGGGCAAGTTCCGCTGCATCGACATGGCAAGCGCCTACAAATCTATCCACTGGCCGAGCATCATTTTGATCGTCGGCATGATGCCGTTCGCTCAGGCGCTGCAGAAAACCGGCGGGGTGGACCTGATCGTGCGCGGCCTGATGGACGTCGCCGGCGGCGCCGGGCCGCGGGTGATGCTGCTGTGCCTGTTCGTGCTGTGCGCCACCATCGGGCTGTTTATTTCCAATACCGCCACCGCGGTGCTGATGGCGCCGATCGCCATCGCCGCCGCGCGGGAAATGGGGGTGTCGCCGTACCCCTTCGCCATGATTATCGCCATTGCCGCTTCCGCCGCCTTTATGACGCCGGTCTCGTCGCCGGTCAACACGCTGGTGCTGGGGCCGGGCAACTACAGGTTCGGGGATTTCGTGCGCATCGGCGTGCCTTTCACCCTGCTGGTGATGGCGGTCAGCGTGATGGTAGTGCCCTGGTTATACGCTTTTTGA
- a CDS encoding sugar phosphatase, which translates to MECKGFLFDLDGTLVDSLPAVERAWINWAKRRGVSPQDVLDFIHGKQAITSLRHFMPGESEEAIQREFLLLEQVEAQDTDGVRALPGAAALLAQLNALGIPWAIVTSGSVPVASARRQAAGLPQPEVFITAEQVRHGKPQPDAYLLGAERLGLAPRDCVVVEDAPAGILSGLAAGCQVIAVNAPADAPKLDRVDLRLSSLEQIAVSKSAAGASITRVD; encoded by the coding sequence GTGGAGTGTAAGGGTTTTCTGTTCGATCTTGATGGCACCCTGGTAGATTCGCTGCCGGCGGTGGAGCGCGCCTGGATTAACTGGGCCAAACGCCGCGGCGTCAGCCCGCAGGACGTACTGGATTTCATTCACGGTAAACAGGCCATTACCTCCTTGCGCCACTTTATGCCGGGCGAAAGCGAGGAAGCCATCCAGCGGGAATTCTTGCTGCTGGAACAGGTGGAGGCGCAGGATACCGACGGCGTCCGTGCGCTGCCGGGCGCGGCCGCGCTGCTGGCGCAGCTGAACGCGCTGGGCATCCCCTGGGCGATCGTCACTTCGGGTTCTGTCCCGGTGGCCAGCGCTCGCCGTCAGGCCGCGGGGCTGCCGCAGCCGGAGGTGTTCATCACCGCCGAACAGGTGCGACACGGCAAACCCCAGCCCGACGCTTACCTGCTGGGCGCCGAGCGCCTGGGGCTGGCGCCGCGGGACTGCGTGGTGGTGGAAGATGCGCCCGCCGGCATCCTGTCCGGCCTGGCGGCCGGTTGCCAGGTGATCGCGGTCAACGCGCCGGCCGACGCGCCGAAGCTGGATCGGGTCGATCTGCGGTTGTCTTCGCTGGAGCAGATCGCCGTCAGCAAAAGCGCCGCCGGCGCCAGCATCACCCGGGTGGACTGA
- the lrhA gene encoding transcriptional regulator LrhA, whose translation MTTANRPILNLDLDLLRTFVAVADLNTFAAAAVAVCRTQSAVSQQMQRLEQLVGKELFARHGRNKLLTEHGIQLLGYARKILRFNDEACTSLMYNNIKGVLTIGASDDTADTILPFLLNRVTSIYPKLAIDVRVKRSPQMVDMLKEGEVDLAITTADAEGQPHIVLRTSPTLWYCAADYHYQAGEPIPLVVMDEPSPFRTMAIKHLDEAGIPWRIAYVASTLSAVRAACKAGLGVTVRPVEMMSPDLRVLGAAEGLPPLPDTQYALCKDARCDNELAMAIFSAMQGGNDSYNLNGQGGTAQDDASLVDEEE comes from the coding sequence ATGACAACTGCAAATCGTCCGATACTTAATCTCGACCTCGATCTGCTAAGAACCTTTGTTGCTGTTGCTGATTTGAATACCTTTGCGGCCGCGGCGGTCGCCGTTTGTCGCACTCAATCAGCGGTCAGTCAACAAATGCAGCGGTTAGAGCAACTGGTAGGCAAGGAACTGTTTGCCCGCCATGGGCGCAACAAACTCTTGACTGAGCACGGTATCCAGCTTCTCGGCTACGCCAGGAAAATCCTGCGTTTCAACGACGAAGCCTGTACCTCTCTGATGTACAACAATATAAAGGGCGTTCTGACTATCGGTGCTTCAGACGACACCGCCGATACCATTTTGCCTTTCCTGTTGAACCGCGTGACCTCGATTTACCCCAAGCTGGCGATCGACGTGCGGGTAAAACGCAGCCCGCAGATGGTCGACATGCTGAAAGAAGGCGAGGTCGATCTGGCGATCACCACGGCAGACGCCGAGGGGCAGCCGCATATCGTGCTGCGCACCTCGCCGACGCTGTGGTATTGCGCGGCGGATTATCACTACCAGGCCGGTGAACCCATTCCGCTGGTGGTGATGGACGAACCCAGTCCGTTCCGCACCATGGCCATCAAGCATCTGGACGAGGCCGGCATTCCGTGGCGCATCGCCTACGTGGCCTCAACGCTGTCCGCCGTTCGCGCCGCCTGCAAGGCCGGCCTGGGCGTAACCGTACGGCCGGTTGAGATGATGAGCCCTGACCTGCGGGTGTTGGGCGCCGCAGAGGGCCTGCCGCCGTTGCCGGATACCCAGTATGCCTTATGTAAAGACGCCCGGTGCGACAACGAGCTGGCGATGGCCATCTTCAGCGCGATGCAGGGCGGCAACGACAGCTATAACCTCAACGGGCAGGGCGGTACGGCGCAAGACGACGCCAGCCTGGTGGATGAGGAAGAATAA
- the yfbV gene encoding terminus macrodomain insulation protein YfbV codes for MTSKPSGSVSWFQVFQRGQHYMKTWPSDKRLAPVFPENRVARATRFAIRFMPPLAIFTLTWQIALGGQLGPAIATALFACSLPMQGLWWLGRRSATPLPPTLLQWFHEVRNKLAEAGQAVAPVEGTPTYQALADLLKRAFKQLDKTFLDDL; via the coding sequence ATGACGAGCAAACCGTCCGGTTCCGTAAGCTGGTTTCAGGTCTTCCAGCGCGGGCAGCATTATATGAAAACCTGGCCGTCAGACAAACGTCTGGCTCCGGTCTTTCCGGAGAATCGCGTTGCGCGTGCCACCCGTTTTGCCATCCGCTTTATGCCGCCGCTGGCGATATTTACCCTGACCTGGCAAATTGCGCTGGGCGGCCAGCTCGGCCCGGCGATCGCCACCGCGCTGTTCGCCTGCAGCCTGCCGATGCAGGGGCTGTGGTGGCTGGGCCGCCGCTCGGCGACGCCGTTGCCGCCGACGCTGCTGCAGTGGTTCCATGAGGTGCGCAACAAGCTGGCGGAAGCCGGCCAGGCGGTGGCGCCGGTCGAAGGCACGCCGACCTATCAGGCGCTGGCCGATCTGCTGAAGCGCGCCTTCAAGCAGTTGGATAAAACCTTCCTCGACGATCTGTAA
- a CDS encoding YfbU family protein, protein MEMTHAQRLILSNQYKMMTLLDPDNADRYRRLQTIIERGFGLQMRELDRDFGELSEEVCRTIINVMEMHHALQVSWGNLKEKQGLDERRLAFLGFDAATEARYLSYVRFLVGTEGRYTHFDSGSHGFNAQTKMWDKYQRMLAVWLSCPRQYHLSAVEIAQIINA, encoded by the coding sequence ATGGAAATGACCCATGCCCAACGGCTGATCCTGTCGAATCAGTACAAGATGATGACCCTGCTCGATCCGGACAACGCCGATCGTTATCGCCGGTTGCAGACCATCATCGAGCGCGGCTTCGGCCTGCAGATGCGCGAGCTGGATCGCGATTTCGGCGAACTGAGCGAAGAAGTGTGCCGCACCATCATCAACGTGATGGAGATGCATCACGCGCTGCAGGTCTCCTGGGGCAACCTGAAGGAAAAACAGGGGCTGGATGAACGCCGTCTGGCGTTTCTCGGCTTCGACGCCGCCACCGAAGCGCGCTACCTGAGCTACGTGCGTTTCCTGGTCGGCACCGAGGGGCGCTATACTCACTTCGATTCCGGCAGCCACGGCTTTAACGCCCAAACCAAGATGTGGGACAAATACCAGCGCATGCTGGCCGTCTGGCTGTCTTGCCCGCGTCAGTACCATTTGAGCGCCGTTGAGATAGCGCAAATTATCAATGCTTGA
- the pta gene encoding phosphate acetyltransferase, whose protein sequence is MSRTIMLIPTGTSVGLTSVSLGVIRSMEQQGVRLSVFKPIAQPRSGGDSLDQTTTIIRSNSTIPAAEPLRMSYVEGLLSSNQQDVLMEEIVARYHENTKDAEVVLIEGLVPTRKHQFANALNYEIAKTLNAEIVFVLALGNDSPAQLKERIELARSSFGGSKNKNITGVIINKLNAPVDEQGRTRPDLSEIFDDSTKASVTNVDPAQLFANSPLPVLGCVPWSFDLIATRAIDMARHLKARVVNEGDIMTRRVKSVTFCARSIPHMLEHFRPGSLLVTSADRPDVLVSACLAAMNGVEIGAILLTGGYAIDEPIRKLCERAFQTGLPVFMVDTNTWQTSLSLQSFNLEVPSDDHQRIEKVQNYVASHINAEWIESLTATSERSRRLSPPAFRYELTELARKAGKRIVLPEGDEPRTVKAAAICAERGIAECVLLGNPDEIQRVAAAQGVELGKGIEIVDPVAVRENYVPRLVELRKSKGMTEVVAREQLEDNVVLGTLMLEKGEVDGLVSGAVHTTANTIRPPLQLIKTAPGSSLVSSVFFMLLPDQVLVYGDCAINPDPTAEQLSEIAIQSADSAAAFGIEPRVAMISYSTGNSGAGSDVEKVREATRLAQEKRPDLIIDGPLQYDAAIMADVAKSKAPNSPVAGQATVFIFPDLNTGNTTYKAVQRSADLVSIGPMLQGMRKPVNDLSRGALVDDIVYTVALTAIQSSQADAAAAKA, encoded by the coding sequence GTGTCACGTACAATTATGTTGATCCCCACCGGCACCAGCGTCGGTCTGACCAGCGTCAGCCTGGGCGTCATCCGCTCCATGGAGCAGCAAGGCGTTCGCCTGAGCGTGTTCAAACCCATCGCCCAGCCGCGCTCCGGCGGCGACTCTCTCGACCAGACCACCACCATCATCCGCAGCAACTCCACCATCCCGGCGGCCGAACCGCTGCGCATGAGCTACGTCGAAGGCCTGCTGAGCTCCAACCAGCAGGACGTGCTGATGGAAGAGATCGTGGCGCGCTACCACGAAAACACCAAAGACGCGGAAGTGGTGCTGATCGAAGGCCTGGTGCCGACCCGTAAACACCAGTTCGCCAACGCGCTGAACTACGAAATCGCCAAGACCCTGAATGCGGAAATCGTCTTCGTGCTGGCGCTGGGCAACGATTCCCCGGCGCAGCTGAAAGAGCGCATCGAACTGGCGCGCAGCAGCTTCGGCGGCAGCAAGAACAAAAACATCACCGGCGTGATCATCAACAAGCTGAACGCCCCGGTCGACGAGCAGGGCCGCACCCGCCCTGACCTGTCTGAAATCTTCGACGACTCCACCAAGGCCAGCGTCACCAACGTCGATCCGGCGCAGCTGTTCGCCAACAGCCCGCTGCCGGTGCTGGGCTGCGTGCCGTGGAGCTTCGATCTGATCGCCACCCGCGCCATCGACATGGCTCGCCACCTGAAGGCCCGCGTGGTCAACGAAGGCGACATCATGACGCGCCGCGTGAAATCCGTGACCTTCTGCGCGCGCAGCATCCCGCACATGCTGGAACACTTCCGCCCGGGCTCCCTGCTGGTGACCTCCGCAGACCGCCCCGACGTGCTGGTTTCCGCCTGCCTGGCGGCGATGAACGGCGTGGAAATCGGCGCCATCCTGCTGACCGGCGGCTACGCCATCGACGAGCCGATCAGAAAGCTGTGCGAACGCGCCTTCCAGACCGGCCTGCCGGTATTCATGGTCGACACCAACACCTGGCAGACCTCGCTCAGCCTGCAGAGCTTCAACCTCGAAGTGCCGTCTGACGACCATCAGCGCATCGAGAAAGTGCAGAACTACGTGGCCAGCCACATCAACGCCGAGTGGATCGAGTCGCTGACCGCCACCTCCGAGCGTTCGCGTCGCCTGTCGCCGCCGGCGTTCCGTTACGAGCTGACCGAGCTGGCGCGCAAAGCCGGCAAGCGCATCGTGCTGCCGGAAGGCGACGAGCCGCGCACCGTGAAAGCGGCGGCCATCTGCGCCGAACGCGGCATCGCGGAATGCGTGCTGCTGGGCAACCCGGACGAGATCCAGCGCGTTGCCGCTGCGCAGGGCGTTGAACTGGGCAAAGGCATCGAGATCGTCGATCCGGTCGCCGTGCGTGAAAACTACGTGCCGCGCCTGGTCGAGCTGCGTAAAAGCAAGGGCATGACCGAAGTGGTTGCCCGCGAGCAGCTGGAAGACAACGTGGTGCTCGGCACCCTGATGCTCGAAAAAGGCGAAGTCGACGGTCTGGTATCCGGCGCGGTTCACACCACCGCCAACACCATCCGCCCGCCGCTGCAGCTGATCAAAACCGCGCCGGGCAGCTCGCTGGTGTCTTCCGTGTTCTTCATGTTGCTGCCTGACCAGGTTCTGGTCTACGGCGACTGCGCGATCAACCCGGATCCGACCGCCGAACAGCTGTCTGAAATCGCCATCCAGTCGGCGGATTCCGCCGCCGCCTTCGGCATCGAACCGCGCGTGGCGATGATCTCCTACTCCACCGGCAACTCCGGTGCGGGCAGCGACGTTGAGAAGGTGCGCGAAGCGACCCGTCTGGCGCAGGAAAAACGCCCGGATCTGATCATCGACGGCCCGCTGCAGTACGACGCCGCCATCATGGCCGACGTCGCCAAGTCCAAGGCGCCGAACTCACCGGTCGCCGGCCAGGCTACCGTGTTCATCTTCCCGGATCTGAACACCGGCAACACCACCTATAAAGCGGTACAGCGTTCCGCCGATCTGGTGTCCATCGGGCCGATGCTGCAAGGCATGCGCAAGCCGGTGAACGACCTGTCGCGCGGCGCACTGGTAGACGATATCGTGTATACCGTCGCGCTGACGGCGATCCAGTCCTCCCAGGCTGACGCTGCCGCCGCCAAGGCGTAA
- a CDS encoding putative T6SS immunity periplasmic lipoprotein: protein MRRIYTLIMMMLLSGCVLEKQRFYTADITLRGNDLCFSLPQTYQTQSGRVSLVSIAIEQRLGSQTHELWRRTILPPKPAETITPGQCIPYSFKAFESNMPYTVAISTVDPQDADSKRFWQRSFSLKISDGQISQVITSAE, encoded by the coding sequence ATGAGAAGAATCTATACCCTCATCATGATGATGTTGCTCAGTGGTTGTGTGCTTGAAAAGCAACGTTTTTACACTGCGGATATTACGCTACGGGGAAATGATCTCTGTTTCTCTTTGCCGCAGACCTACCAAACACAGAGTGGCAGGGTCAGTCTGGTCAGTATCGCTATTGAACAACGGTTGGGTAGCCAAACGCATGAACTCTGGCGCAGGACCATTCTACCGCCAAAACCCGCTGAGACGATCACGCCCGGCCAGTGTATCCCATACTCGTTCAAAGCATTTGAGAGCAATATGCCATACACCGTAGCAATCAGTACCGTGGATCCTCAGGATGCGGATTCGAAACGTTTCTGGCAGCGCAGTTTCTCGCTGAAAATCAGTGACGGCCAGATTTCGCAGGTTATTACCAGCGCGGAGTAA
- the yfbR gene encoding 5'-deoxynucleotidase has product MSQSHFFAHLSRLKLINRWPLMRNVRTENVSEHSLQVAFVAHALAVIKNRKFNGNLNADRVALLAMYHDASEVITGDMPTPIKYYNPQIAHEYKKIEKIAQQKLLDMIPAELRNDFRSILDEHYYSEDEKLLVKQADALCAYLKCLEELSAGNNEFTLAKARLDKTLQQRRSPEMDYFMEVFIPSFSLSLDEISLDASL; this is encoded by the coding sequence ATGAGCCAGAGCCATTTCTTTGCCCACCTGTCCCGCCTGAAACTGATCAACCGCTGGCCGCTGATGCGCAACGTGCGTACCGAAAACGTCTCCGAGCACAGCCTGCAGGTGGCGTTTGTCGCCCACGCGTTGGCGGTGATCAAGAACCGCAAGTTCAATGGCAATCTGAACGCCGACCGGGTGGCGCTATTGGCGATGTACCACGACGCCAGCGAAGTGATCACCGGCGACATGCCGACGCCGATCAAGTATTACAATCCGCAGATCGCCCACGAGTACAAGAAGATCGAAAAGATCGCCCAGCAAAAGCTGCTGGACATGATCCCGGCGGAGCTGCGCAACGATTTCCGCTCGATCCTCGATGAGCACTACTACAGCGAAGATGAAAAGCTGCTGGTGAAGCAGGCCGATGCGCTGTGCGCCTACCTCAAATGCCTGGAGGAACTGTCCGCCGGCAATAACGAATTCACGCTGGCCAAGGCGCGCCTGGACAAAACCCTGCAGCAGCGCCGCAGCCCGGAAATGGACTACTTCATGGAGGTGTTTATCCCGAGCTTCAGCCTGTCGCTGGATGAAATCAGCCTCGACGCCTCGCTGTGA
- a CDS encoding NADH-quinone oxidoreductase subunit A, protein MSTTTEVIAHHWAFAVFLVVAIGLCGLMLLGAFFLGGRARARAKHTPFESGIDSVGTARMRLSAKFYLVAMFFVIFDVEALYLYAWSVSVRESGWVGFIEAAIFILVLLAGLVYLVRIGALDWTPARSRRQSKPGTITNTNSHPQ, encoded by the coding sequence ATGTCAACAACCACTGAAGTTATCGCTCATCACTGGGCGTTCGCCGTATTTCTTGTCGTGGCTATCGGGCTCTGCGGCTTAATGCTGCTGGGTGCGTTCTTCCTGGGCGGGAGAGCCCGGGCGCGCGCCAAACACACCCCGTTCGAATCCGGGATCGACTCGGTCGGTACGGCGCGCATGCGTCTGTCCGCCAAGTTCTACCTGGTCGCCATGTTCTTCGTAATTTTCGACGTTGAAGCCTTATACCTGTACGCCTGGTCGGTCTCGGTTCGCGAGAGTGGCTGGGTAGGCTTTATCGAAGCCGCCATTTTCATTTTGGTGCTATTGGCCGGCCTGGTTTATCTGGTGCGCATCGGCGCGTTGGATTGGACTCCGGCGCGTTCCCGACGCCAGAGCAAACCCGGCACCATCACTAACACCAACAGTCATCCGCAGTAA
- a CDS encoding pyridoxal phosphate-dependent aminotransferase codes for MSPIEKSSKLDNVCYDIRGPVLKEAKRLEEEGNKVLKLNIGNPAPFGFDAPDEILVDVIRNLPTAQGYCDSKGLFSARKAIMQHYQARNMRDVTVEDIYIGNGVSELIVQSMQALLNSGDELLVPAPDYPLWTAAVSLSGGKAVHYLCDEQAGWFPDLDDIISKITPRTRGIVIINPNNPTGAVYSKALLEQIVEIARQHNLIIFSDEIYDKILYDEAEHHSIAALAPDLLTVTFNGLSKTYRVAGFRQGWMVLNGPKKHAKGYIEGLEMLASMRLCANVPMQHAIQTALGGYQSISEFIQPGGRLYEQRNRTWELLNDIPGVSCVKPQGALYMFPRIDAKRFNIHDDQKMVLDLLLQEKVLLVQGSAFNWPYPDHVRIVTLPRVDELEMAVGKLGRFLESYRQ; via the coding sequence ATGTCCCCCATTGAGAAATCCAGCAAACTGGACAACGTCTGTTATGACATTCGCGGCCCGGTGCTCAAAGAAGCTAAACGTCTTGAAGAAGAAGGCAATAAGGTCCTGAAACTGAACATCGGCAACCCGGCCCCGTTCGGCTTCGACGCCCCGGATGAAATCCTGGTCGACGTGATCCGCAACCTGCCGACCGCGCAGGGTTATTGCGATTCCAAGGGGCTCTTCTCGGCGCGCAAGGCGATCATGCAGCACTACCAGGCGCGCAACATGCGTGACGTTACCGTTGAGGATATCTACATTGGCAACGGCGTATCCGAGCTGATCGTCCAGTCCATGCAGGCGCTGCTCAACAGCGGCGACGAACTGCTGGTGCCGGCGCCGGATTACCCGCTGTGGACCGCGGCGGTATCGCTGTCCGGCGGCAAGGCGGTGCACTACCTGTGCGACGAGCAGGCCGGCTGGTTCCCGGATCTGGACGACATCATCAGCAAGATCACGCCGCGCACCCGCGGCATCGTGATCATCAACCCGAACAACCCGACCGGCGCGGTCTACAGCAAGGCCCTGCTGGAGCAGATCGTCGAGATCGCCCGGCAGCATAACCTGATCATTTTCTCCGACGAGATTTACGACAAGATCCTGTATGACGAAGCCGAGCACCACTCGATCGCCGCATTGGCGCCGGACCTGCTGACCGTCACCTTCAACGGGCTGTCGAAAACCTATCGCGTGGCGGGCTTCCGCCAGGGTTGGATGGTGCTCAACGGGCCGAAGAAACACGCCAAGGGCTACATCGAGGGGCTGGAAATGCTGGCCTCGATGCGCCTGTGCGCCAACGTGCCGATGCAGCACGCCATCCAGACCGCGCTGGGCGGCTATCAAAGCATCAGCGAGTTCATCCAGCCCGGCGGCCGCCTGTATGAACAGCGCAACCGCACCTGGGAACTGCTCAACGACATCCCGGGCGTTTCCTGCGTGAAGCCGCAGGGTGCGCTGTATATGTTCCCGCGCATCGACGCCAAGCGTTTCAACATTCACGACGACCAGAAAATGGTGCTGGATCTGCTGCTGCAGGAAAAAGTGCTGCTGGTACAGGGCAGCGCTTTCAACTGGCCGTATCCGGACCACGTGCGCATCGTCACCCTGCCGCGCGTGGACGAGCTGGAAATGGCGGTCGGCAAGCTGGGCCGCTTCCTGGAAAGCTATCGCCAGTAA